A genomic region of Mycobacterium sp. Aquia_213 contains the following coding sequences:
- a CDS encoding crotonase/enoyl-CoA hydratase family protein, whose translation MGDTYESVTVEIKDHVAQVTLIGPGKGNAMGPAFWSELPELFPALDADPEVRAIVITGSGKNFSYGLDVPAMGGTFTPLLAGDALAGPRAHFHAEIKRMQGAITAVADCRTPTIASVHGWCIGGGVDLISAVDIRYASADAKFSVREVRLAIVADVGSLARLPLILNDGHLRELALTGKDIDAARAEKIGLVNDVFDGAEAALAAAHATAAEIAANPPLTVHGIKDVLDQQRVAAVSESLRYVAAWNAAFLPSKDLTEGISATFAKRPPQFTGE comes from the coding sequence ATGGGCGATACATACGAATCCGTCACCGTCGAGATCAAAGATCACGTTGCGCAGGTGACGCTGATCGGGCCCGGTAAGGGCAACGCGATGGGGCCCGCCTTCTGGTCGGAATTGCCCGAGTTGTTTCCGGCCCTGGACGCCGACCCCGAGGTGCGGGCCATCGTCATCACCGGTTCCGGCAAGAACTTCAGCTACGGCCTGGACGTGCCCGCGATGGGCGGGACCTTCACCCCGCTGCTGGCCGGTGACGCGCTGGCCGGTCCGCGTGCGCATTTCCACGCCGAGATCAAGCGCATGCAGGGCGCGATCACCGCGGTCGCCGACTGCCGGACCCCGACGATCGCGTCGGTGCACGGCTGGTGCATCGGCGGGGGCGTCGACCTGATCTCGGCGGTCGATATCCGCTACGCCAGCGCCGACGCCAAGTTCTCGGTGCGTGAGGTCAGATTGGCCATCGTCGCCGACGTCGGCAGCCTGGCCCGGCTGCCGCTGATCCTGAACGACGGCCACCTGCGCGAGCTGGCGCTGACCGGTAAGGACATCGACGCCGCCCGCGCCGAGAAGATCGGCCTGGTCAACGACGTCTTTGACGGCGCCGAGGCCGCGCTGGCCGCCGCGCATGCCACCGCCGCGGAGATCGCCGCCAACCCGCCGTTGACGGTGCACGGCATCAAGGACGTCCTGGACCAGCAGCGCGTCGCCGCTGTCTCGGAAAGCCTGCGCTACGTCGCAGCCTGGAATGCGGCCTTCCTGCCGTCCAAGGACCTGACCGAGGGCATCTCGGCGACGTTCGCCAAGCGTCCGCCGCAGTTCACCGGGGAGTAG